The nucleotide sequence attagttttgcctgttgcacatgtttttcatctttgtgaTTCAGAACTTCccaattttatgatatttttatcgtgggaaataattacatttttatgatgTTTTGCAGCTTAACgttgagaaaagaaaggaaatgcaacAAGAAAAGCAGAAAGCACTTGATGTAGAAGCAAGAAAGCAGGTTAACAGGAAGAAAACTTTACTGACTCGTGTCCAGGAGATTCTTGACAATGTTCAGGTGTGTGATTTATGCAGTTTCAGTTATAATACAGAAATAATAAGATAAGCATTGATgataatttttctgaaatatatttgcACTTAACTAATTACTAATGTACTTTACTGTTAGTTTGAGAAGCTTCATAATTTGTGATTTTCCATTTCAGTTACTCCAAAGAGAATGCACTTGCTTGTTAGTGTTGCCCAGTACTtgaatcagaggatatttgcacAATGGAACCATACACTGAATATAATTGCTTATTGTTTGCATTTTGTGATTCTAAAAACATTGAATTCTCAGTGACAAAATGATAGAATTGGGCATTATTGGCCAAACTAATTAGACTATTGACTAAATTACCTTATTCTCATTCTTTGCTTAAGTAAATAActgcccccaatttttttttggtgaaaattcTGCTCTTAGATACACAAAATGCAGTTTAGATACGTTGAATTGTTTAGATGCATCCTGTCTAAAAACTATTTAAACAACACATCTACACCTTGTGCAGTTATTTTTAGATTTGTATAAACAATTTGTTCTGACATGTGGATCATTTtgtactaaaaagaaaaacaaatgaattagaTCGAACGAATAATTTCTACAACATGTAGGAGTGTTCTGCTGTAtaacatctttttgttttttcataatcTTAAGAGTTTGTGGTTTGTCTGTATAATTCGTATTAGATGACACATGTATAATGAACCTTAAGGGCTCATTTCTCTGTTGGTAGTGTAAACCAAAGAAAATGACTGAAGCGAGTCTCAATCGATTTAGAGGTttgttttgccaaggttgaggatgtgccaaggaaaaagagacaaaagttGCAGTAGGATCTGTGGCTTGTGCTTTTCCAAAAGAGGTTTTGAGgacttcagtatttaaaggggaaagaacagcaggaggggaaagaggaaagaaaaaaaatgtagggtAGGTAGTGAGATAAGTGGTCACATTTTTGTGAGGTTTTGATTAGCACTCACTGAATCCACGTGTCACATGTGAAAGGTGGGGGTAGAGGAACAGTCAGCTATGCATTCATCTCAAGCTCaataaatctgcattttacatagGATAAAGTAAACAGAGTAGAGGAGAAGTCAAATATACATTTGTCTCCAAAGGGATGATTTCTAGTCATCTTTGGTCTTTGTCAGTATCTTGTCAGAGTGAGATTCAGCAGAACTCTGGGTTGGTGTAAAGATTTTGGGGCctacaaggaatttccttgtgagcAATTTGCAAGAGAGGCTACCTGGGTAGATAGGTGGCCTTCTATTTTGCAGCTATCTGTTtaggaataaaaggaaagcaGTTTTTGTGTGACTCAGTTCCTAAGCTTTACTTTTTCCTTTGACATGTGATTTTCCATTTCAGTTACTTGAAATCCCTATGTAATGAGTCTTTAGAATCTGATGAAAAAGTCAAAGGAATATATAGAAAGAGAACAATCTAGACACAGTCTGAGAGTTATAGTGACTCTCATTTGACATAGTTgagtttggggtcctgagattttatttccctttcacagTAGTATATAGTGTGTGGGTAGTAGATTTCATTACTGTCcgtattaagtttaaaaaatggaTTGAGTAGTGCTAATTTAACTATAAGAGGTGAGTTTTTTACTTACTAGATATTTCCTGTGATTGATACGAAAATGGCGTATCATTTTTGGTCCATTGAGGGAAGATAAAATATACTactaataaaattgttaaaagagCATATATAATGTTGAACTGTAATGAATTAATTACTCAGATaggaaaattttatataaaacaattagaTTTCTGCTTCACCTGTAAAACCTAAGATTCTATGATAgagttttttcttgttgttatttAGCTTGTCTAACTAAAGGCTCATTTTAGTGACGTATAAACAACATAGCTTCCGAATATcacaaatgtgaaatattttatataaggaaaTCATCTGTTTTACTTAAACCTGTGAACATGTTCATGGATTTCGTAAATATGcatcctttttgttttattttggtccTGAGGCTGTGACTAAGTATGTCTTGTACTGTTGATTGCATAGTACCTGGAAACCATTttgcatcttttttgttttattttggtccTGAGGTTGTGACTAAGTATGTCTTGTTGTACTGTGTATTGCATAGTACCTGGAAACCATTACCTGTCTTGGGATTTGTAAGGTAAAATAGGAGAGCCATGtggtctagaaaaaaataaacacatacaaaacaaccaaaaaatattgtaatattcaggctttttttgttgttgttgagacggagtctcactctgttgcccaggttggtgtgcagtgacgcgatctcggctcactgcaagctccgcttcctgggttcatgccagtctcctgcttcagcctcccgagtagctgggactacaggcacccaccaccaagcccagctaattttttatatttttagtagagatggggtttcaccatgttagccaggatgatctcgatctcctgacttcatgatccgcccgccttggcctcccaaagtgctgggattacacacgtgagccaccgcaccgggccaaTATTCAGGCTTTTGATGTCTATATTCATATGATAATACTATGATTTTTGCCAGTTTAATATACGGATGTATAATTACCTTTAGAAGCCATCGtagttctctttttattcttttgcaaaGTTGGATCATTTAGAtacaaaatatctatttttatatttatttatttatttattgagacagagtctcactctgtcacccaggatggagtgcagtggtgtgatctcagctcactgcaatctccgccacctgggttcaagtgattctcctgcctcagcctcctgagtagttgggattaccagtgcctgccaccatgcctggccaatttttgtattttttgtagagatggagttttgccatgttggccaggctggtctcgaactcctagactcaagcaattcacctgccttggcctcccaaactgctgagattacaggcatgagccacctctcccagctttacatatattttatgtttctttttctcatataTGTAGTTCTCATCTTTATCATCTACCAAATGTTTACCTATTTTGGCTGTTCCGAAATTCATTAACAACTTGCTGTTTTAACTAAGCATCAATGAATCAAATtggattttgttttaatgaaTTGAGTTTTAAGttcaaatatttcttatttctaaataatttaagCTTCATGGCTGGGCTATTGTTTACTACAAATTTCCCTCATTTTATGGAGGGATTTTAGTTAAATTTTGGAGTAAGCATGTGGGTGCAGGAGTCTTATTACTGAATCAGTTTTGCTTAATCAGTGTCCTGGACAAGTTAGTTTTTGTTAGAGAGGGAATCATTTATGTAAGACATTTCATTACTTGCTGTTTATTGCATATATTATTATCCTTGGATGATACCTATCCTACGAGGAACAGTTGGTAATGTTAATAACATGAATAGAAGAAATTTAAGGAAAGTGCTTCTATTCTAAGATTAAATTGCACATGGATATATgaatatatctgtgtgtgtatacacatatatatgttcatatttgTATCAGATTAGATAAGTTTCTTTTCATAAGTCTTTTAATAACTTAGGCAGGATGACCAGTGGGTGTTTTTTCAATAATAATTTGAGCCCCCTGTGATACAGGATACCATAGAAACCTGTcatcttagtttttctttatgttttgaaatgtcaGAATTCTGAATCTtcaatttcattttagaaaacagtGAAATCAGAGACTTTGTGCAATGAggaaatactaatttttaaatttcctgtttCAGGTTAGAAAAGCACCTAATGCCAGTGATTTTGATCAGTGGGAGATGGAAACGGTTTACTCTAATTCAGAAGTCAGAAACTTGAATGTTCCTGCTACATTTCCAAATAGCTTTCCAAGCCATACCGAACACTCTACTGCAGCAAAGCTTGATAAGATAGCTGGGATTTTGCCACTGGATAATGAGGACCAATGTAAAACTAATGGAACAGACTTAGCTAGAGATTCAGAAGGATTTAATTCTCCGAAGCAATGTGATAGTTCCAATATTAGTCATGTAGAAAATGAAGCTTTTCCAAAGACCTCTTCAGCAACTCCACAAGAAACTCTTATTTCTGATGGTCTCTTCTCAGTAAATGAACAACAGGATCTACCACTTTTGGCAGAAGTCACCCCAGATCCCTATGTAATGAGTCTTCAGAATCTGATGAAAAAGTCAAAGGAATATATAGAAAGAGAACAATCTAGACACAGTCTGAAAGGTAGTATGATGAGAATTGTTAATGAGAGTCatatagacaaagaaaatgaTGCTGTTAAAGTGGCTGACTGTGTAAAAGAGAAGGCCCAGTTGACAGGCAAACACTGTGTCTCAGTTATTCCTGACAAACCAAGCCTTAATAAATCAAATGTTCTTCTCCAAGGTGCTTCCACTCAAGCAAGCAGCATGAGTATGCCAGTTTTAGCTAGCTTTTCGAAAGTGGACATACCTGTACGAACTGGCCATTCCACTGTTCTAGAGTCTAATTCTGATTTTAAAGTTATTCCCACTTTTGTTACTGAAAATAATGTTATCAAAAGTCTTACAGGTTCATATGCCAAATTACCTAGTCCAGAGCCAAGTATGAGTCCTAAAATGCACCGAAGACGTTCCAGGACATCATCAGCATGTCATATACTTATAAATAACCCAATAAATGCCTGTGAATTAAGCCCTAAAGGAAAAGAACAGGCAATGGACTTAATTGTTCAAGATACTGATGAAAAAACAAATGTGCCCGAAATTCTGCCAAAGTTACCAATTGATTTAGCAGGAGTTTGTTCAAGCAAGGTTTATGTGGGCAAAAATACATTTGAAGTCAAAGAAGATGTGGTTTTAGGTAAATCAAATCAGGTATGTCAATCTTCAGGaaatcatttagaaaataaagttactCATGGACTTGCTACTGTGGAAGGTCAGTTAACATCCGAAGAGAGAGGTGCACACAAAATGAACAGTACCTGCACTGTGATGCCAAAGCTGCATGAACCATATGCCAGCAGTCAGTGTATAGCAAGTCCAAACTTTGGAACTGTGAGTGGACTCAAGCCAGCCAATATGTTAGAGAAAAACTGCAGTTTGCAAACGGAACTGAATAAGTCTTATGATGTAAAAAACCCTTCTCCTTTATTGATGCAAAACCAGAATATGAGACAGCAGATGGACACACCTATGGTGTCCTGTGGAAATGAACAATTTTTGGATAACAGTTTTGAGAAAGTTAAACGGAGACTTGATTTGGATATTGATGGTGTGCAAAAAGAAAACTGCCCTTATGTCATAACAAGCGGAATAACTGAACAAGAAAGGCAACATTTGCCAGAAAAAAGATACCCTAAGGGATCTGTCTTCAttaacaagaataaaatattaggaaCTAGTTCCAAAGGTAAGGAATCCTTGAAGCATTTGATACCTGCTATGCGGATGAtacctttattttaataattgacatttttggggaaaaaatggtCTTTATTCATATAGGCACTTAATTTTATCTTATTAGAAAGCTTATAGTCAGCTGCAGTTTATTGCCATTTGATAGGCTTTCTTAAAgattttcttgagacaaggtctggctttATCACCCCAgtttggagtgaagtggcatgacttcagctcactgcaacctccgcctcctgggctcaagccatccttccacctcatcctcccaagtagctgggactacaggctcatgccaccatgcccggctaatttttgtattttttgtattgtagagatgtggtttccggcatgttgctcaggctgatctcaaactcgtgagctcaagtgagcctcctgtctcagcctcccaaagttctgggattacaggcatgagccacggcacccagccaggattttcttttttgagacagtctggcactgttgcccaggctagagtgcagtggcacaaacttggctaactgctacctccacctcccgattcaagcaattctcacgcctcagcctcctgagtagctgggattacaggtgtgagccaccatgcctggatggaTCTTCTTATTTAAATGATGAAGCTTTCATAGTCCACTTGGTATTATTGAGAATATTAATAATTGGAGgaaacagttcttttttttttttttttttttgagacagagtcttgctctgtcaccaggctggagtgcagtggcgggttctcacctcactgcaacctctgcttcctgggttcaattgattttcgtgcctcagcctccagagtagctgggattacaagtgcgtgccacctggcctggctaatgaatatttttagcagagatgtggtttcgccatgtcggccaggctgctctcaagctcctggcctcaagctatctacctgcctcagcctcccaaagtgctggtgtgagccactgcacctagcgcCAAACAGTCCTGCCTGAAACATCACTTACAGTTTTAATTCACTGTATTGCTATGAGGTCTTTCTTTTGGACTATAGTTTCTAATGTTTATTTcagtttgctttttcatttgtagTGCGATCTTCATGTAGTTGGCCTTTCGGTAAACACTTTAATAACAAATTATTAGATAGAGTATCAGAAATAAGGCTCTGAGTAGGTGGTTCAAAAATGGTTCTTTAGGCCGgcgcggttgctcatgcctgtaatcccagcactttgggaggccgaggtgggtggatcacttgaggttgggagtttgagactagcctgactaatatgacgaaactccatctctactaaaaatactaaaattagctgggtgtagtggtgcacatctttaatcccagctacttgggaggctgaggcaggagaattgcatgaacccagaaggcggaggttgcagtgagctaagattgcaccattgcactccagccagggtgacagagccagattccgtctcaaaaaaaaaaaagattctttattaataaaaattatttcagtttctgtTGTATCTATTAACAGCAATTTATTAAAGCACGTTTTTCTCCTTCATTACTCCTTACTTTATTGTCATGGTTCATAATTCTTTATTACTGATATAGAAGACATACAAATCAAGTAAATTAAGCTTTTAGGGCTTATGGGAAATACAGGGTTGGGTCAGACTGCTTAAAACCTgtgcaactttattttttatttttatttttatttttttgagacagggtcttgctctgtcacccaggctggattgctgtggtgtgatctcagctcactgcaggtctgggttcaagcgattctcctgcctcagccttccaagtatctgggatttacaggcttgcgccaccatgcccagctaatttttatattttttgtggagacaaggtttcaccatggtggccaggctggtctcgaactcctaggctcaagtgatcagccctccttggcctcccaaagtgctgggattacaggtttgagccaccagcCCTGGCCCATCCTGTGCAACTTTATAAGAGCTCTAATAAAAACAGTGACTGTTACCTGGGGAGCCAACTTGGATCCTCCAAGTAGACAGCATAGCAAGGCAAGAGGCTGCCTTAGTGAATATCAGAAGTACATAAGGCCAACAGagtggaaatttccttttttttttttgagacggagtttcactcttgttgcccagggtggagtgcaatggtgcgatctcagctcactgcagcatctgcctcccaggttcaagcgattctcctgcctcggcctcccaagtagctgaggttacaggcatgcgccaccatacctggccaattttgtatttttttagtaaagatcaggtctcaccatgttggtcatgctggtctcaaactcctgatctcaagtgatccacctgcctcggcctcccaaagtgctgggattacagatgtgagctaccacgcccagcccatacTTGGTATTTGTACATTTCAACATGTCTTACCACCTTCTGCGTAGGAAGCTTGTATTGTCATAATGTTTTCTCTTAATTAGTAACTAAAATATCTGGAATTTTCATGTCCAGTCCTTTTTGAAACCTCAAGCTGAGAAAGCTTTATACCATCAAAGAAACACTTTCTTGGAAAATCAAAACAAGGCAAAACTACAGGCTACAATACCAGAGACCCTGGAGGACAAGTGTCAAAAAAACAAATGGTGGTAGGATGCAGTTGAGAATCAAATCTGAAAGTTAAGTAGAGTCAGGAGAATCTTGTCTGAATATATAGTCCTGGGTCTGTCATTTCAGATCAGGATGGGATCTGTTGAATGAGTGGGTAAAGGTGATGCAATACAGGTCTTACTTTACTGAGTATCATGAAATAAAAGGAGTGGAAAATGTGAATGTGGCTCAAAGTAGAGACCCAGCTATATCTTAGTTGTATTATGTCAGATCCAGGAATACTCTCTTGTCAGAAGAATAATTTAAATTGAATGGTATAAAATATCAGACATTAGACTTGTAGTGAATTTTCTAAATTGAGGAGACATGTTTCTTTTCAGAAAGCGAGGAGTTACTAAAAAGCAAGATGCTAGCTTTTGAAGAAATGCGGAAGAGACTAGAAGAACAGCATGCTCAGCAGTTATCACTACTCATAGCTGAGCAGGAAAGGGAACAAGAAAGATTGCAAAAGGTGAGGAATGTGGGGGGAGATACGACTGGTAAGTGAAATTTAGCCAAGGATACCTATGAATTTTGGTCATGTATAGAATACTTGTAATtttttcctccatatttcttaTGGTAAGGGAGTCATTTTGATACATGAATGGTATTTTTTGTCAAAATGTGAAGTTTGATATTTAGATCCTTATTTAAAAGTAACTGCATAATTTATCAAGGATATTTTATTGAATCCTTGATTTAAagcttaatattttcaaaaggtaTTTTGTAAATAGGTGCTAAAGAACACATTCTGAAAGAGTTATATCATAAAAATGACACttgtgctgggcatggtgtcatgaacctgtagtcccagctacgtaggaggctgaggtgggaggatcacttgagcccagagattcaaggctgcagtgagctatgatttcgCCTTTGtgtagccactgcactccagcctgggcaacagagggagaccctgtctctataaaaagaaaaaataagaatgacacttgttataatattattatagttattaataatttatacattatcacatattaaaatacattatagactgggcgccgtggctcatgcctgtaatcccagcactttgggaggccaaggtgggtggatcacctgaggtcaggagtttgagaccagcctggccaacatatagtgaaataatgtctctactaaaaaatacaaaatggtggtgcacacctgtagtcctagctacttggaaaactgaggcaggagaatcacttgaacccacaaggtGGAGATTGccgtgaaccgagattgtgctactgcattccagcctgggggacagagcgagattccgtttCTCAAaacgagagagagacagagagagagagagaaaggaaaagaaaagagggagggagggagggagggaaggaaggaagga is from Macaca fascicularis isolate 582-1 chromosome 20, T2T-MFA8v1.1 and encodes:
- the CCP110 gene encoding centriolar coiled-coil protein of 110 kDa isoform X6, which encodes MEEYEKFCEKSLARIQEASLSTESFLPTQSESISLIRFHGVAILSPLLNVEKRKEMQQEKQKALDVEARKQVNRKKTLLTRVQEILDNVQVRKAPNASDFDQWEMETVYSNSEVRNLNVPATFPNSFPSHTEHSTAAKLDKIAGILPLDNEDQCKTNGTDLARDSEGFNSPKQCDSSNISHVENEAFPKTSSATPQETLISDGLFSVNEQQDLPLLAEVTPDPYVMSLQNLMKKSKEYIEREQSRHSLKGSMMRIVNESHIDKENDAVKVADCVKEKAQLTGKHCVSVIPDKPSLNKSNVLLQGASTQASSMSMPVLASFSKVDIPVRTGHSTVLESNSDFKVIPTFVTENNVIKSLTGSYAKLPSPEPSMSPKMHRRRSRTSSACHILINNPINACELSPKGKEQAMDLIVQDTDEKTNVPEILPKLPIDLAGVCSSKVYVGKNTFEVKEDVVLGKSNQVCQSSGNHLENKVTHGLATVEGQLTSEERGAHKMNSTCTVMPKLHEPYASSQCIASPNFGTVSGLKPANMLEKNCSLQTELNKSYDVKNPSPLLMQNQNMRQQMDTPMVSCGNEQFLDNSFEKVKRRLDLDIDGVQKENCPYVITSGITEQERQHLPEKRYPKGSVFINKNKILGTSSKESEELLKSKMLAFEEMRKRLEEQHAQQLSLLIAEQEREQERLQKEIEEQEKMLKEKKAMTAEASELDINSAVELEWRKISDSSLLETMLSQADSLHTSNSNSSGFTNSALQYSFVSANEAPFYLWGSSTSGLTKLSVTRPFGRAKTRWSQVFSPEIQAKFNKITAVAKGFLTRRLMQTDKLKQLRQTVKDTMEFIRSFQSEAPLKRGVVSAQDASLQERVLAQLRAALYGIHDIFFVMDATERMSILHHDREVRKEKMLRQMDKMKSPRVALSAATQKSLDRKKYMKAAEMGMPNKKFLVKQNPSETRSICRKNPKKAAKCCDNLRRQHSLG